One genomic region from Triplophysa dalaica isolate WHDGS20190420 chromosome 23, ASM1584641v1, whole genome shotgun sequence encodes:
- the LOC130413148 gene encoding putative nuclease HARBI1 — MGCLGNSKTEDQRIDEKAQREANKMIEKQLQKERQAYKATHRLLLLGFPRVIGAIHCTHVAISTALGEHEADYVNRKSFHSLNVQMTCDHECMITSLDSKWPVSVHDSRIFRESILCQRFEEGK; from the exons ATGGGCTGTTTGGGAAACAGCAAGACGGAAGACCAGCGCATCGATGAGAAGGCGCAACGAGAGGCAAATAAAATGATCGAGAAACAGttacagaaagagagacaggcGTATAAAGCCACGCACCGCCTGCTTTTATTAG GATTCCCTAGAGTCATAGGAGCAATACACTGCACACATGTTGCAATCTCCACAGCGCTAGGAGAACATGAAGCAGATTATGTGAACAGAAAGTCCTTTCACAGCCTTAATGTTCAG ATGACTTGTGATCATGAATGCATGATCACAAGCTTGGATTCCAAATGGCCTGTCTCAGTGCATGACTCACGCATTTTCCGTGAGTCTATTTTGTGTCAGCGCTTTGAGGAAGGCAAGTAA